In the Quercus lobata isolate SW786 chromosome 5, ValleyOak3.0 Primary Assembly, whole genome shotgun sequence genome, one interval contains:
- the LOC115991025 gene encoding uncharacterized protein LOC115991025: MRKEMDELRSAIKEKTDRSVDKMVRATDSPFTTAVLECPVPSKFRLPQLEPFDGLKDPQDHLNTFKTILGLQQPPDEILCRSFLTTLKGAAREWFTKLPHSSIDNFDQLSSDFLHHFIGGQRPRRPVNYLLTIRQGEKETLRSYVKRFTRETLEVDEADDKVQLTTFKAGLRSRDLVASLAKNPPKTMAEMLLKAQKYMNAEDALAAIKDTERPGDKAKREDDRRGQKRDRPDRQNNDGNRRKDDKNPRMVRFTPLVMPVDKIFTQIKDEHYLKWPRPLHSSPNVRDKNKYCRFHRDHGHLTEDCRDLKEQIEELIRKGKLQKYVKKGEYSKFRDDSKIQHEAFSRDDDHTSQPPRKVIGEINTITGGPFSGGSFRSLKKAYHRQLNSVHAMPPSKHRRTYQDMSFSEGDAIGVKQPHNDPLVITLNIEGFNTKRILVDNGSSADIIYFPAFQQLRLDPKRLCPFDSPLVSFSGDRVYPKGIVTLTVTAGTYPVQLTKQVDFLVTALVR; the protein is encoded by the exons ATGAGGAAGGAAATGGACGAGCTGAGGAGCGCCATTAAGGAGAAGACGGACCGAAGCGTGGACAAAATGGTAAGGGCTACGGATTCACCCTTCACTACTGCGGTACTCGAATGCCCTGTGCCGTCAAAATTTCGCTTACCTCAGCTTGAACCATTCGACGGACTAAAAGACCCCCAGGATCACCTTAATACCTTCAAGACGATTCTGGGACTTCAACAACCACCTGACGAGATACTTTGCCGTTCCTTCCTGACAACTCTCAAAGGAGCGGCAAGAGAATGGTTTACTAAGTTGCCACACTCGTCCATAGACAACTTCGATCAGCTGAGTAGCGACTTCTTGCACCACTTTATAGGGGGACAACGCCCAAGGAGGCCAGTAAACTACTTACTCACCATAAGACAAGGAGAAAAGGAGACTCTGAGGTCATATGTCAAACGATTCACCCGGGAAACTCTGGAGGTAGACGAAGCTGATGATAAGGTGCAGCTGACGACCTTTAAAGCAGGGTTGAGATCCAGAGACCTCGTGGCCTCTCTGGCAAAGAACCCCCCAAAGACGATGGCGGAGATGCTCCTGAAGGCacaaaagtacatgaatgcGGAAGATGCCCTAGCTGCCATAAAAGATACCGAGAGGCCAGGAGACAAGGCCAAGAGGGAAGACGACCGTAGAGGGCAGAAGAGAGATCGACCGGACCGTCAGAACAATGACGGGAATAGGAGGAAGGACGATAAAAATCCTCGGATGGTAAGATTTACTCCCTtagttatgcctgttgacaagattttcacgcagatcaaggacgagcacTATCTCAAATGGCCCAGGCCATTACACTCATCACCCAATGTCCgtgacaagaacaagtattgcCGATTCCACAGAGACCATGGCCACCTCACAGAGGATTGCAGAGATCTAAAGGAGCAAATAGAAGAGTTAATACGGAAAgggaaattacaaaaatatgtaaagaaaggagaatatagcAAGTTCAGGGACGACAGTAAAATCCAGCATGAAGCCTTCTCGCGGGATGACGACCATACGTCCCAGCCTCCACGCAaggtgatcggggagataaacacgATCACAGGGGGACCATTCTCAGGAGGATCATTTAGATCACTCAAAAAGGCATACCATAGACAGTTGAACAGTGTCCACGCCATGCCTCCGTCCAAGCACAGACGAACATACCAGGATATGTCTTTTAGTGAAGGAGACGCCATAGGAGTGAAGCAGCCCCACAATGATCCCCTGGTTATAACGCTGAATATAGAAGGATTCAATACTAAAAGGATCCTCGTTGATAACGGAAGCTCCGCGGACATCATCTACTTCCCAGCCTTCCAGCAACTGAGATTAGATCCGAAAAGGCTTTGCCCTTTTGACTCTCCCCTCGTCAGTTTTAGTGGAGACAGGGTTTACCCCAAGGGCATAGTAACGTTGACGGTGACGGCAGGGACCTATCCAGTACAATTGACCAAACAAGTAGACTTCCTG GTAACGGCGTTGGTGAGGTGA
- the LOC115992026 gene encoding F-box protein CPR1-like: MEKGKKEALSVLSMAANPNLCQMMPNLKLVLNANFPSDVVSDILYQLPVKTLVRFRCVSKRWCSQIDGPDFIKLQLNHSLATQTNLNVILKKWYLYMVEFESLQTAIELSAPLKVIWGITEVFGSCNGLVAVCNSENEMALWNPSTKKSQRLPFEPVEHPGGVELRRFAFYGFGRDPISEDYKVVRMVQFVAQDDEGDLVGDDEDGFFYAEVKVYSLKSNSWRKINDLPYYVRFLFQLNYLLFYRRGYGVYACGAVHWVASVGFGLYMIVAFDLGVDKFQNVPLPGKVDNGFEMDVGVLEGRLCVILNYRHVYVDIWVMKEYGVKESWTKLFKVSADSSLKRPLGHIVPLAYSKSGDKVLLAVEKRKLFWYNIRKRRAEKVRIEGAPKSFGADFYVESLVPVGRDGMDQRRRQQPQGEMKKSYRKRTDDFLSKGFKLTL, encoded by the exons AtggaaaagggaaagaaagaagcCTTATCAGTCTTATCAATGGCAGCCAACCCTAACCTATGCCAAATGATGCCTAACCTTAAGCTGGTTCTGAACGCTAACTTCCCATCCGATGTGGTTTCTGACATTCTGTACCAACTTCCTGTGAAAACTCTCGTACGGTTCAGATGCGTATCCAAACGTTGGTGTTCCCAAATAGACGGTCCAGATTTCATCAAGCTACAGCTTAACCACTCCCTAGCCACCCAAACAAATCTCAACGTTATTCTCAAGAAATGGTATTTGTACATGGTGGAGTTCGAATCGCTTCAAACCGCCATAGAACTCAGCGCTCCATTGAAAGTGATCTGGGGTATAACCGAAGTTTTTGGGTCATGTAATGGCTTGGTTGCTGTTTGTAATTCTGAGAACGAAATGGCTTTGTGGAATCCATCAACTAAGAAGTCACAGAGATTGCCTTTTGAGCCGGTTGAGCACCCAGGTGGCGTTGAGCTTCGTCGTTTTGCGTTTTATGGATTTGGGCGCGACCCCATTAGCGAGGATTACAAGGTGGTGAGGATGGTGCAATTTGTTGCTCAAGATGATGAGGGAGATCTTGTTGGTGATGATGAAGATGGGTTTTTTTATGCGGAGGTTAAAGTTTATAGCTTGAAGAGTAATTCATGGAGGAAAATCAACGACCTTCCTTATTATGTTCGTTTTCTATTTCAACTTAATTATCTGCTTTTTTATAGAAGAGGGTATGGTGTATATGCTTGTGGTGCTGTGCATTGGGTGGCATCTGTAGGATTTGGACTGTATATGATTGTTGCTTTTGATCTTGGGGTTGATAAGTTTCAAAATGTACCACTACCTGGTAAGGTTGATAATGGTTTTGAAATGGATGTGGGGGTCTTGGAAGGAAGGCTCTGCGTGATATTGAATTACAGGCATGTCTATGTTGATATATGGGTAATGAAAGAGTATGGGGTGAAGGAATCTTGGACCAAATTATTCAAAGTTTCTGCAGATTCCAGTTTGAAAAGGCCTCTTGGACACATTGTGCCTCTAGCTTATTCTAAGAGTGGTGATAAGGTCCTTTTGGCAGTGGAGAAGAGGAAGCTGTTTTGGTATAATATTAGAAAGAGGAgagccgagaaagtgaggattGAAGGGGCTCCAAAATCATTTGGTGCGGATTTTTATGTGGAAAGTCTTGTTCCTGTAGGTCGTGATGGAATGGATCAGAGGAGGAGGCAGCAACCACAAGGGGAAATGAAGAAAAGCTACAGAAAGAGAAC GGATGATTTCTTGTCAAAAGGCTTTAAACTGACTTTATAA
- the LOC115989490 gene encoding uncharacterized protein LOC115989490, with translation MGKQVLGLGFIKWTRFRSFSYCKPLMFYENEKKCFLLEMCHLKHTKLVWYEIQKNRGESIKIQNLPDSLRKFGTTTCVGSLLLLDGHNVIDPVEQKKKKTNKRKRK, from the exons ATGGGGAAGCAAGTTCTTGGACTCGGATTTATAAAATGGACCCGTTTTAGGTCTTTCTCGTATTGCAAACCTTTAATGTTTTACGAGAATGAaaagaaatgttttttattgGAGATGTGCCATTTGAAGCATACGAAACTTGTTTGGTATGAAATACAGAAGAATAGGGGCGAATCAATTAAGATTCAGAATTTGCCCGATTCGCTTAGGAAATTTGGGACAACAACTTGTGTTGGGAGTCTTCTTCTGCTTGATGGTCATAATGTGATTGATCCCGTGGagcagaaaaagaagaaaacgaaTAAGAGAAAGAG GAAATGA